GGGGTTCATTTGATGAACGCACGTATCAACTTGCTGATGATGTTTTTAGGATTGGTAAGTATGTCATGGATACGTCCTCGATTTTATGCAGGTTACTAACTATTCTTGAGATCGAGTTAGGTCTTCTTTCTTGAGTAACTAAATATTTATTAATTCTGTTTATTCTATTTAGGATTAAGTGCCTAGTTTATGTGTGGTATTATTGGTATAACATCGTTACCAAATAACCTTAGGGAGCCCATTGGTAAAGTCGTTAGAAAGTGCCTTGAAAGGCTTGAGTACAGGGGTTATGACTCCGTTGGCATTGCAGTCATTAAGGGCAATTACATAGAGGTTAGGAAGGGTAAGGGTAAGATCATCGAGGTTAGTACTAGGCTAAATTTTGATGAGGTTGATGGCACGACGGCTATTGGACATACTAGATGGGCAACCCATGGTAAGCCAAGCGATGAGAATGCGCATCCACATACAGACTGTACAGGTAGTGTTGCTATTATTCATAACGGTATAATATCAAACTTCCTAGAACTTAAGGAGGAACTCATTAAGAAAGGCCACGTCTTTAAGAGCGAGACCGATACTGAAGTAGTCGCTCATTTAATAGAGGAGTATCTGAAGCTTGGTTATAGACCATTTGATGCATTTAAGGCAGCATTATCAAGGCTTAAGGGCGCATATGCATTTGTCGTTACCATATCACAGGAACCCAACAGGCTTTACTTTGCCAGAAATACCTCACCTCTAGTTATTGGTATTGGTAATGGCACTAACTTTGTCGCCAGTGACATACCTGCATTTCTTGAGTTCACAAACACGGTAATTGTACTTAGAGACGGTGAGTATGGATATATTGAGCCCAACAAAGTCTATATTGAGAAGGATGGCGTACCTGTTAATATTGAGGAGAGGATTAGGCTAATTAGTTGGACACCGGAAATGGCAAGCAAGGAGGGTTACCCGCACTTCATGCTTAAGGAAATCCATGAGCAACCCTTTGCCATAGGCTCAACATTGGCAGGTATTAATGAAAAGGAGTTTGATAACGTGGTTAATCTCCTCCTAAATTCAAGGAAAATACTAATAGTTGGCGCTGGTACATCATACCACGCAGGCCTCGTTGGTGATTACCTACTTACGACAGTACTAGGCCTTGATACGCATGCCGTAATATCATCTGAGTACAAGAGGTATGTTAATGCCGTTAATGATAATGATACTGTAATAGCCATAAGCCAATCAGGTGAGACAATAGATACCTTAGTAGCTGTGAGAGCATTGAAGGAGAGAGGCGCTAAGGTTATTGCCATATCTAATGTTATTGATAGTGCAATACCCAGAGAGTCAAATTACGTACTTTATACAAGGGCAGGGCCCGAAATCGGTGTTGCGGCAACAAAGACCTTTACCACACAATTGGTTATAATGACAATACTTACCTTAAGGGCTGGCATTATCATGGGCAAATTAGACGCTAATGAGTATAGGAGTATCATGGACTCACTTAATAAGTTACCTGGGCTTCTCCAAAATATTATAACTAGAACTGAAGGTAGGGTTAAGGCATTAAGTGAGTATATGAGTAGGAGACAGAACGCGTATTACTTAGGTAGGGGAATTGGTGTTCCGTTGAGTATGGAGGGTGCTTTGAAACTGAAAGAAATAGCTTACATACATGCCGAGGCGTATCCCGCTGGTGAGAGCAAGCATGGACCCATAGCATTGGTTGAGGAAGGTTATCCCGTAGTCTTTTCGATACTTGATGATGATAATGTAGATCCATTACTCGGTAATGTAATGGAAATGAAGGCAAGGGACGCATACACAATAGGATTCGTACCTGAGAAATACATTGGTAAATTTAAAGAGTTACTAAATGCAGTGCTTGAATTGCCAAATGTTGATTATAGGATAGCTCCAATAATATATATCGTACCAATGCAACTCCTTGCTTATTATACTGCTGTTGCCCGTGGTTATGACCCAGACAAACCAAGGAATTTGGCAAAGACAGTGACTGTGGAGTGATGACCATGGCCTACTCAAGAGAAATTATTGGCGTAATACTTGGTGGTGGTAGAGGCACTAATATGGAACCATTAACGCCTTACCTCGATAAACCACTCATTAAATTACTAGGAAAGCCACTTATTTATTATCCAACAGATAACCTAGTTCGGTTGGGTTTAAAGAGTATATATGTTATTTCTAGAAATCCTGCAAAGATAGGTAATGAACTTGGTCGCTATTTTAATAATATTTCAATAGAGAATGTGGGACAAAAGGGTGATGATATTGATAGTGCATTAAGAATGATAAATGAAATTGTTGGCAAGGGCACAACAATAGTATCGTTTAGTGACGTAATACTACCCCGAGAAGCCTATGAACTTGCATTGAACAGTCATGTGAATTCAGGGAAGCCAATAACTATATTAATGACCCCATTATCAGACCTGCAAGGCTACTTTGAGGTTGAGATAAATGATACTGTCTCAATAAATAAGATCGTAGAGCATAAATCAGGCTATGCATGGACTGGGATACTCATAACTGAAAAGGAATTTCTAATTTCACTACAAGAATTTAACGGAAATATTAACGAAGCCCTAAAGCAGTTCAAAGGCAATATCAATACAGCTTTATGGAGTGGATGGTTTGTTGATGTTAGTTATCCCTGGGACTTACTGAGCGCAATAAAATACTTAATGATTGACTTAAAGGAGACCAGGATTAGTAAGGATGCCGATATTTCACCAAGAGCAGTTGTAGAGGGCTCTGTGATAATAGACGAGGGCGCTAGGATAGACCATGGCGCAATAATAAGAGGACCTGCATATATTGGTAAAAATACTTATGTTGGCAATAATGCGATAATTAGGAACAATACATCACTGGAGGAGGAATCCGTAATTGGCGCTGATGCTGAAATAACGGAATCATTAATTGGATATAGGGCTACAGTGGGTAGGGGATCATTCATAGGTAGTTCGATAATTGGTGATGAAAGTACCGTAGAGCCAGGTGTTGTGACATTAAACGTATTACCAAGTGGCGTTGAGGTATCGCATTTATCACCAGTTATTGTTAAGGGAAAACAGATCGCTAAACTAGGTGCTATAGTAGGGCCTAAGGCTAGAATAGGGGCTAACACCGTAATTTATCCAGGTTCGATAATAGAGCATAATAAATACGTCTCACCATTATCAATATTAAAATAATAAATCCATGACACACCTAGTAATATATACCTCTAAGCAGGATTATACATTGAACCTAGGCGTGGGTATTTACATAAAGCCCAGGTGTGAGTACATGCCATGGTTATGGAATGCCTATGAACTACTCAATATTGAACCTGAGTATTGCAGTGATGATGAACTAATGATTAAGTACTTAAGTACGTATAGAAAATTACGTGAAGAAAGGAACGTTAAGTTAATAATGAATTTAAGGAATGAAATGATGAGAATTAGGGCTGAATTAAGGAAAAGCTGTAAGGATGAATTAATATGCCTAGCAAATAGGTTGTATGAATATAATAGAGCAGTAAATGCATTATATAAATATTATATGAAGATCCATGAGTTAGATCCCGAAAGAATATCAAAACTATCCATCGCCTTTAATAAATATAATATGCCCACAATGGGTCTCAGGGTGTT
This is a stretch of genomic DNA from Vulcanisaeta moutnovskia 768-28. It encodes these proteins:
- a CDS encoding sugar phosphate nucleotidyltransferase is translated as MTMAYSREIIGVILGGGRGTNMEPLTPYLDKPLIKLLGKPLIYYPTDNLVRLGLKSIYVISRNPAKIGNELGRYFNNISIENVGQKGDDIDSALRMINEIVGKGTTIVSFSDVILPREAYELALNSHVNSGKPITILMTPLSDLQGYFEVEINDTVSINKIVEHKSGYAWTGILITEKEFLISLQEFNGNINEALKQFKGNINTALWSGWFVDVSYPWDLLSAIKYLMIDLKETRISKDADISPRAVVEGSVIIDEGARIDHGAIIRGPAYIGKNTYVGNNAIIRNNTSLEEESVIGADAEITESLIGYRATVGRGSFIGSSIIGDESTVEPGVVTLNVLPSGVEVSHLSPVIVKGKQIAKLGAIVGPKARIGANTVIYPGSIIEHNKYVSPLSILK
- the glmS gene encoding glutamine--fructose-6-phosphate transaminase (isomerizing), with translation MCGIIGITSLPNNLREPIGKVVRKCLERLEYRGYDSVGIAVIKGNYIEVRKGKGKIIEVSTRLNFDEVDGTTAIGHTRWATHGKPSDENAHPHTDCTGSVAIIHNGIISNFLELKEELIKKGHVFKSETDTEVVAHLIEEYLKLGYRPFDAFKAALSRLKGAYAFVVTISQEPNRLYFARNTSPLVIGIGNGTNFVASDIPAFLEFTNTVIVLRDGEYGYIEPNKVYIEKDGVPVNIEERIRLISWTPEMASKEGYPHFMLKEIHEQPFAIGSTLAGINEKEFDNVVNLLLNSRKILIVGAGTSYHAGLVGDYLLTTVLGLDTHAVISSEYKRYVNAVNDNDTVIAISQSGETIDTLVAVRALKERGAKVIAISNVIDSAIPRESNYVLYTRAGPEIGVAATKTFTTQLVIMTILTLRAGIIMGKLDANEYRSIMDSLNKLPGLLQNIITRTEGRVKALSEYMSRRQNAYYLGRGIGVPLSMEGALKLKEIAYIHAEAYPAGESKHGPIALVEEGYPVVFSILDDDNVDPLLGNVMEMKARDAYTIGFVPEKYIGKFKELLNAVLELPNVDYRIAPIIYIVPMQLLAYYTAVARGYDPDKPRNLAKTVTVE